From the Daucus carota subsp. sativus chromosome 8, DH1 v3.0, whole genome shotgun sequence genome, one window contains:
- the LOC108198406 gene encoding single myb histone 6: protein MRDGVTKHGVGKWRIILSDPEFSIWRTILSDPEFSTVLVQASVTMATIVRKQLSTNIVSKYRTVVVEFKYHKVQVVTLAIAGSLSIKNEEVQVSVTLATIVPNQGLAGSSKHLRNSWKALNQEPTGVFGTALYGFGNAGNMGDRHQLY, encoded by the exons ATGAGAGATGGTGTAACCAAACACGGTGTTGGAAAATGGCGCATAATTCTCAGTGATCCTGAGTTTAGCATTTGGCGCACAATTCTCAGTGATCCTGAGTTCAGCACTGTGTTGGTTCAAGCCTCGGTTACCATGGCAACAATAGTGCGAAAGCAATTATCAACCAATATAGTGTCCAAGTACCGGACTGTAGTGGTGGAATTCAAGTACCACAAGGTGCAAGTGGTTACTTTAGCAATAGCCGGGAGCCTTTCAATCAAGAACGAGGAGGTTCAAGTCTCGGTTACTCTAGCTACAATA GTTCCAAACCAAGGACTCGCAGGTTCAAGTAAGCACTTGAGGAATAGTTGGAAGGCCCTGAATCAAGAACCAACAGGTGTATTTGGAACTGCACTATATGGCTTTGGAAATGCTGGCAATATGGGTGACAGGCACCAACTGTATTAG
- the LOC108199922 gene encoding 26S proteasome non-ATPase regulatory subunit 11 homolog, with translation MASFLPATTESLIQATEAKAAPEAIAILYRVLDDPSSTSEALRIKEQAVSSLSDLLREQSRAEELRNLLTQLRPFFSKIPKAKTAKIVRGIVDTVAKIPGTSDLQVSLCKEIVEWTRAEKRTFLRQRIEARLAALLMESKEYSEALSLLSGLIKEVRRLDDKLLLVEIDLLESKLHFSLRNLPKAKAALTAARTAANAIYVPPAQQGVIDLQSGILHAEEKDYKTGYSYFFEAFEAFNALEDPQAVYSLKYMLLCKIMVNQADDVAGIISSQKVGLHYQGPELDAMKAVADAHSKRSLKLFESALRDFKAQLEEDPIVHRHLSSLYDTLLEQNLCRLIEPFSRVEIAHIAELIELPEEHVEKKLSQMILDKKFAGTLDQGAGCLVIFDDPKSDAIYPATLETISNVGKVVDSLFTRSAKIMA, from the coding sequence ATGGCATCATTTCTCCCAGCAACAACTGAATCCTTGATTCAGGCTACAGAAGCCAAAGCTGCACCTGAAGCCATTGCAATTCTCTACCGTGTACTTGATGACCCTTCATCGACTTCAGAAGCTCTAAGAATCAAAGAACAGGCAGTCTCCAGTCTTTCAGATCTTCTTAGAGAACAAAGTAGGGCTGAGGAATTACGGAACCTTCTGACTCAATTAAGGCCATTCTTTTCCAAGATCCCCAAGGCCAAAACTGCCAAAATTGTTCGTGGAATTGTTGATACTGTAGCTAAAATACCTGGTACATCTGATCTTCAGGTCTCCCTTTGCAAAGAAATAGTTGAGTGGACCCGTGCTGAGAAGCGTACGTTCCTCCGTCAACGTATTGAGGCAAGGCTTGCAGCTCTTCTGATGGAAAGCAAGGAGTATTCAGAGGCGCTAAGCCTTTTGTCAGGTTTGATTAAAGAGGTAAGAAGGTTGGATGACAAACTCCTGCTTGTGGAGATAGACTTGCTGGAGAGTAAGCTCCATTTTTCTTTGAGAAACCTTCCCAAAGCAAAGGCTGCTCTCACAGCTGCAAGAACAGCTGCCAATGCAATTTATGTGCCTCCTGCTCAACAGGGAGTTATAGATTTGCAAAGCGGGATCCTTCATGCAGAAGAGAAGGACTATAAAACTGGTTACAGCTATTTTTTTGAAGCTTTTGAAGCTTTTAATGCACTTGAAGACCCTCAGGCCGTTTACAGTCTCAAGTATATGCTTCTGTGCAAAATCATGGTCAATCAGGCTGATGATGTAGCTGGAATAATATCATCACAAAAGGTGGGATTGCACTATCAGGGCCCGGAACTTGATGCAATGAAAGCAGTTGCTGATGCTCATTCAAAGCGTTCACTCAAGCTTTTTGAGTCCGCACTTAGAGATTTCAAGGCACAGCTAGAGGAAGATCCTATTGTCCACAGGCACCTGTCCTCCCTCTATGATACTTTACTGGAGCAGAACCTCTGCAGGTTAATTGAGCCTTTCTCAAGGGTCGAGATCGCTCATATTGCTGAGTTAATTGAATTGCCTGAAGAGCATGTTGAGAAGAAATTGTCGCAGATGATCCTTGACAAGAAGTTTGCAGGTACCTTAGACCAGGGTGCTGGATGCCTCGTTATTTTTGATGACCCGAAGTCTGATGCAATTTACCCTGCAACATTAGAAACCATTTCTAATGTGGGCAAGGTTGTTGATAGCCTCTTCACCAGGTCTGCTAAAATCATGGCCTAA
- the LOC108199133 gene encoding two-component response regulator ORR22 encodes MALSLFEEQNSIFDIVIACIPMPEMSISEFAQKLHGHRTTVPIMLIAKDLPMNSMLEALNNGVCYVLPKPPSQSDIAALWQHIPRVTGQMPASLDMTSIKLEELGTPGSESGRGGSARNQGGMDLKMKAIVTEEGHAKRKKVQTANTSGSSTDFEGEDGHHSKKRNITWNFHLHKKFLNAINILDEHDVRPENILTLMNEPGLTYHQVAFHLQTYEEQKSLLWKVQRTASPVIPAVLPSAQVISFNQGNTSVAASSNYTGAPNFLPHGFDGVKQAQDAFNYPGNSSASGYFSNSWEAVYQEPGGSSLGYPGNINQYGAQVPEGGIGYFSNSWNALNQGLGVASTGYLSNGWQVPNIESAGASGEVMPINGYMSNGLQDPAQGAAGAGKHLRNNCEAPKQEPEGEFGTPLFGFGNAGNTGAMNNENHGEGTSGSGQHFGEIPSNEDLNQIMQEFEGSAVSFWDMVKF; translated from the exons ATGGCACTGTCTTTGTTTGAAGAGCAGAACAGtatttttgatattgtaatTGCTTGCATTCCCATGCCAGAAATGAGCATCTCTGAGTTTGCACAGAAACTTCATGGTCACCGTACGACAGTTCCAATAATGT TGATTGCTAAAGATTTGCCAATGAATTCGATGCTGGAGGCTCTGAATAATGGGGTGTGCTATGTCCTCCCAAAGCCACCCAGTCAATCTGATATTGCAGCTTTGTGGCAGCATATCCCTCGAGTGACGGGACAAATGCCTGCTTCTTTAGACATGACTAGCATTAAATTAGAGGAGTTGGGCACTCCTGGCAGTGAGAGCGGTAGGGGTGGTTCTGCAAGAAATCAAGGAGGGATGGATTTAAAAATGAAAGCGATAGTTACGGAAGAAGGCcatgcaaaaagaaaaaaggttCAGACTGCAAACACTTCTGGTTCTTCAACTGACTTTGAGGGGGAGGATGGTCACCACTCTAAGAAGAGAAACATCACTTGGAATTTTCATCTTCACAAGAAGTTTCTGAATGCAATAAACATTCTTGATGAACATG ATGTTCGGCccgaaaatattttaacattgatGAATGAGCCTGGCTTGACATATCACCAGGTCGCTTTTCATTTGCAG ACATATGAAGAACAGAAGAGTCTCTTGTGGAAAGTGCAGAGAACTGCTAGTCCAGTTATTCCAGCTGTGCTCCCTTCAGCACAGGTAATCAGTTTCAACCAGGGGAATACCTCTGTTGCTGCAAGTTCAAACTATACGGGAGCCCCAAACTTCTTGCCCCATGGTTTTGACGGTGTAAAACAAGCTCAGGACGCCTTCAACTACCCTGGCAACAGTAGTGCCAGTGGTTACTTCAGCAATAGCTGGGAGGCTGTTTATCAGGAACCAGGAGGCTCAAGTCTCGGCTACCCTGGGAACATCAACCAATATGGCGCTCAAGTACCAGAAGGTGGAATTGGTTACTTCAGCAATAGTTGGAACGCTTTGAATCAAGGACTAGGAGTTGCAAGTACCGGTTACCTGAGCAATGGCTGGCAGGTTCCCAACATAGAATCTGCAGGTGCAAGCGGTGAAGTGATGCCAATAAATGGCTACATGAGCAATGGATTGCAGGATCCAGCCCAAGGAGCAGCCGGTGCAGGGAAGCACTTGAGGAATAATTGTGAGGCTCCAAAGCAAGAACCAGAAGGTGAGTTTGGAACTCCACTGTTTGGTTTTGGTAATGCTGGCAACACGGGTGCCATGAACAATGAAAACCACGGAGAAGGCACCAGTGGTTCCGGTCAACATTTTGGTGAAATACCCAGCAATGAAGATCTTAACCAAATCATGCAGGAGTTTGAAGGCTCTGCAGTTAGCTTCTGGGATATGGTCAAGTTCTGA
- the LOC108200033 gene encoding vesicle transport v-SNARE 12 has protein sequence MSEVFEGYERQYCELSANLSRKCNSAALLDGEQKNKQILELQAGLDEADVVIRKMDLEARSLQPSLKAMLLAKLREYKSDLNKLKREVRKLTSAKSDIAAHEELLDSGMVDAHAVSVDQRERLAMSTERLNQSSDRLRESRRAVLETEQLGVSILEDLHQQRETLLHSHTKLHGVDDAIDKSKKILSAMSKRMSRNKWIVGSVIAALVFAILLILYFKLSH, from the exons ATGAGTGAGGTATTTGAAGGATATGAGAGGCAGTATTGTGAGCTCTCTGCCAATTTGTCGAGAAAATGTAATTCGGCTGCTCTTCTTGATGGAG AGCAGAAGAACAAACAGATTTTGGAACTGCAAGCTGGATTGGATGAGGCTGATGTCGTG ATACGGAAGATGGATCTCGAGGCAAGAAGCTTGCAGCCAAGTTTGAAAGCTATGCTTCTTGCTAAGCTAAGGGAGTACAAATCTGATCTAAATAAGTTGAAAAGGGAAGTTAGGAAACTCACATCAGCTAAGTCTGATATTGCTGCTCATGAGGAATTGTTGGACTCTGGAATGGTAGATGCACATGCG GTTTCTGTAGATCAGAGAGAAAGATTGGCAATGTCGACTGAAAGACTAAACCAATCAAGTGATAGACTCAGGGAGAGTAGAAGAGCTGTGCTGGAGACAGAACAGCTTGGTGTATCAATCCTTGAGGATTTGCATCAACAACGGGAAACTCTCCTGCATTCCCATACAAAG CTTCATGGCGTAGATGATGCGATTGACAAGAGTAAAAAGATTTTGAGTGCAATGTCTAAAAGGATGAGCAGGAACAAGTGGATTGTTGGCTCTGTCATTGCAGCCCTTGTCTTCGCAATTTTATTGATTCTCTACTTCAAGCTCTCACATTAG
- the LOC108200032 gene encoding serine/threonine-protein kinase VIK, protein MSGTSGDGNNAAAAAKKKGKAKVSRTSMILWHAHQNDASAVRKLLQEDRMLVLARDYDHRTPLHVASLHGWIEVAKCLLEFGADVNCQDRWKNTPLADAEGAKKHQMIELLKSYGGLSYGQNGSHFEPKPVAPPLPNKCDWEVEPTELDFSSAIIIGKGSFGEILKAFWRGTPVAVKRILPNLSDDRLVIQDFRHEVNLLVKLRHPNIVQFLGAVTERKPLMLITEYLRGGDLHQYLKEKGALSPAVAVSFALDIARGMAYLHNEPNVIIHRDLKPRNVLLVNSSAEHLKVGDFGLSKLIRVQHSHDVYKMTGETGSYRYMAPEVFKHRKYDKKVDVFSFAMILYEMLEGEPPLAGYEPYEAAKYVAEGHRPTFKAKGFSPELKDLTDNCWKADMNKRPSFIEILKRLERIRDALPTDHHWSLFS, encoded by the exons ATGAGTGGAACCTCCGGTGATGGAAACAATGCGGCAGCAGCTGCAAAGAAGAAAGGCAAGGCAAAAGTGAGCCGAACATCTATGATATTATGGCATGCTCATCAAAATGATGCATCAGCGGTGAGAAAGCTGTTGCAGGAAGATCGGATGCTTGTTCTAGCTAGGGATTATGATCATCGTACTCCACTGCATGTAGCTTCACTTCATGGTTGGATTGAGGTTGCCAAATGCTTACTTGAGTTCGGTGCAGATGTTAATTGTCAAGATCGCTGGAAAAACACT CCTTTAGCAGATGCAGAAGGAGCTAAAAAGCATCAGATGATTGAGTTATTGAAGTCCTATGGCGGTCTATCTTAT GGTCAAAATGGTAGCCATTTTGAACCAAAGCCTGTTGCACCTCCTTTACCTAATAAATGTGACTGGGAAGTGGAGCCCACTGAACTGGACTTCTCAAGTGCGATCATTATTGGAAAG GGGTCCTTTGGCGAGATTCTGAAAGCATTTTGGCGTGGAACACCTGTAGCTGTGAAGAGAATTCTTCCAAATCTTTCAGATGACAGATTAGTGAT TCAGGACTTCAGGCATGAGGTGAATTTGCTCGTTAAGCTTCGCCACCCTAATATTGTGCAATTTCTTGGAGCAGTTACAGAAAGGAAACCACTAATGTTAATTACTGAATACTTACGAGGG GGTGATCTTCATCAATATCTAAAGGAGAAGGGCGCGCTTAGTCCAGCAGTAGCAGTTAGCTTTGCATTAGACATTGCCAG AGGTATGGCTTATCTTCATAATGAGCCTAATGTTATAATTCACAGAGacttaaaaccaag AAATGTACTTCTGGTTAACTCAAGTGCCGAACATCTAAAAGTCGGGGACTTCGGACTAAGCAAGCTTATCAGGGTTCAACATTCTCATGATGTATACAAAATGACTGGCGAGACCGGAAGTT aTCGGTACATGGCACCCGAAGTTTTTAAGCACCGTAAATATGATAAGAAGGTCGATGTTTTTTCTTTTGCAATGATACTCTACGAG ATGTTGGAAGGTGAACCACCGTTAGCGGGCTATGAACCTTACGAAGCAGCCAAATATGTAGCTGAAGGACACAGACCCACGTTTAAGGCCAAAGGTTTTAGTCCTGAGCTAAAAGA CCTGACAGACAACTGCTGGAAAGCTGATATGAACAAAAGACCTTCTTTCATTGAGATTCTGAAGAGGCTAGAAAGAATCAGGGACGCGCTTCCCACAGATCATCACTGGAGCTTATTTTCTTAA